A window of Sander vitreus isolate 19-12246 chromosome 18, sanVit1, whole genome shotgun sequence contains these coding sequences:
- the nme6 gene encoding nucleoside diphosphate kinase 6 isoform X1: protein MSLNSLAFLRFFSSNVSLTTMLLTARRLSKVLQLTLAVLKPDAVAHPVMLEALHQRILDNNFVIVRCKDLVWKRQDSERFYAEHSGRFFYQRLVEFMSSGPMRAYILAREDAICHWRELMGPTKVFRARYTSPATIRAQFGLTDTRNTTHGSDSVESAQREIHFFFPDFCVEEWVEKEEPSFRSGQIHYDHQKQIHTLSTQS from the exons ATGAGCTTGAACAGTTTAGCTTTCTTGAGGTTCTTCAGCAGTAACGTTAGCCTGACT ACAATGCTGTTAACAGCTCGCCGCCTGTCCAAAGTGCTGCAGCTCACCCTGGCGGTCTTGAAACCAGATGCTGTAGCTCATCCTGTGATGTTAGAG gCGCTCCACCAGAGAATCCTAGACAACAACTTTGTGATCGTTAGATGCAAAGATCTTGTGTGGAAGAGACAGGACTCTGAGAGGTTTTACGCTGAACATTCAG GGCGATTCTTCTACCAAAGACTTGTTGAATTCATGTCAAG TGGTCCGATGAGAGCGTATATTTTAGCCAGAGAGGACGCCATTTGTCACTGGAGAGAACTTATGGGACCAACCAAAGTGTTCAGAGCCAGATACACCTCGCCTGCTACTATCAGGGCCCAGTTTGGACTCACAGACACACGAAACACAACTCACGGATCAG ATTCTGTTGAGTCGGCACAAAGGGAAATCCATTTCTTCTTCCCAGACTTCTGCGTGGAGGAGTGGGTGGAGAAAGAAGAGCCATCGTTCAGATCAGGACAAATACATTACGACCACCAAAAACAGATCCACACACTTTCAACGCAAAGCTGA
- the nme6 gene encoding nucleoside diphosphate kinase 6 isoform X2, translating into MLLTARRLSKVLQLTLAVLKPDAVAHPVMLEALHQRILDNNFVIVRCKDLVWKRQDSERFYAEHSGRFFYQRLVEFMSSGPMRAYILAREDAICHWRELMGPTKVFRARYTSPATIRAQFGLTDTRNTTHGSDSVESAQREIHFFFPDFCVEEWVEKEEPSFRSGQIHYDHQKQIHTLSTQS; encoded by the exons ATGCTGTTAACAGCTCGCCGCCTGTCCAAAGTGCTGCAGCTCACCCTGGCGGTCTTGAAACCAGATGCTGTAGCTCATCCTGTGATGTTAGAG gCGCTCCACCAGAGAATCCTAGACAACAACTTTGTGATCGTTAGATGCAAAGATCTTGTGTGGAAGAGACAGGACTCTGAGAGGTTTTACGCTGAACATTCAG GGCGATTCTTCTACCAAAGACTTGTTGAATTCATGTCAAG TGGTCCGATGAGAGCGTATATTTTAGCCAGAGAGGACGCCATTTGTCACTGGAGAGAACTTATGGGACCAACCAAAGTGTTCAGAGCCAGATACACCTCGCCTGCTACTATCAGGGCCCAGTTTGGACTCACAGACACACGAAACACAACTCACGGATCAG ATTCTGTTGAGTCGGCACAAAGGGAAATCCATTTCTTCTTCCCAGACTTCTGCGTGGAGGAGTGGGTGGAGAAAGAAGAGCCATCGTTCAGATCAGGACAAATACATTACGACCACCAAAAACAGATCCACACACTTTCAACGCAAAGCTGA
- the baalcb gene encoding brain and acute leukemia cytoplasmic protein, protein MGCGGSRTDALEPRYLESWTKETESTWLTSTDTDIPLSSIQSIPSENSEADFAIEKTISPVPDFFEDGLPLPAKAYLKVRSSVSEASLNDVKSSSPPAILGSPVKEAVLPSSGITVQRRSVLHTEEITKWQDNRMSTKQVTITVTQSIHQVDKNGKVKKSLTTYEVMKPVESLKKVATPNT, encoded by the exons ATGGGCTGTGGGGGGAGCAGGACTGATGCTCTGGAGCCTCGATACCTGGAGAGCTGGACCAAGGAGACAGAGTCGACATGGCTTACCAGCACAGACACTGATATCCCCCTGTCGTCCATCCAGAGCATCCCCTCTGAGAACTCTGAGGCTGACTTTGCTATTGAGAAAACAATCAGCCCTG TTCCAGATTTCTTCGAGGACGGCCTCCCTCTCCCTGCTAAGGCTTACCTAAAGGTCCGTTCGTCCGTGTCTGAAGCCAGTCTGAACGACGTGAAGTCCAGCAGCCCCCCTGCAATACTGGGCTCTCCAGTCAAGGAGGCAGTGTTACCATCTTCTGGCATCACAGTGCAGCGCAGAAGTGTTCTACACACTGAAGAGATT ACAAAATGGCAGGACAATCGGATGTCGACCAAGCAGGTGACCATCACAGTGACACAGAGCATCCATCAGGTGGACAAGAACGGGAAGGTGAAGAAGTCCCTCACCACCTACGAGGTTATGAAACCCGTGGAAAGCCTCAAAAAGGTGGCCACACCAAACACCTGA